From a region of the Drosophila virilis strain 15010-1051.87 chromosome 3, Dvir_AGI_RSII-ME, whole genome shotgun sequence genome:
- the LOC6624654 gene encoding uncharacterized protein, with translation MRTHILDLNDDCIACVLKYLPIENHMSFAGVCTRFRHVWLGYRNCLYRQLELGESSARGLKQELLLLRQISRHVKRIVINFNRKFDWCGTLLTEIIGILKKLTALERAILWIKDDEPYETYEKILRAFERLPHMQGIATYQDNCIVDSLYHFNECDELLAESRLSRNPLIEPIDRHTKIRLLIFNNASIRPTLEDLVRHSSLVQELSLCMIQKAAEYTALAELPNLCKLEIFGNRTIDYGSLMPLVAAVSSKLSQQLHTLTIHAPSLGYQETAKIAQIRTLRELDCDFTEPRCLELLTALGQLTHLSIKLPKSSPIDSLVLNILRECHSLNVIKIDSPDLGTDFLTEAYRVLQQVRNPNEKKPLVIILGDESQLIDIETNVYLRVVR, from the exons ATGCGCACACATATTCTCGATCTTAACGATGATTGTATTGCTTGCGTACTTAAATATCTGCCGATTGAAAATCACATGAGTTTTGCAGGAGTTTGCACGCGATTCCGTCATGTTTGGCTGGGCTATCGGAATTGTCTTTATAGGCAACTGGAACTTGGAGAAAGCAGCGCTAGAGGATTGAAACAGGAACTGCTCTTGTTGCGCCAAATCAGCAGACATGTGAAGCGTattgttatcaattttaaTAGGAAATTCGATTGGTGCGGAACATTGTTAACAGAAATCATAGGCATTCTGAAAAAACTGACTGCTCTGGAGCGTGCTATACTTTGGATAAAAGACGACGAGCCTTACGAGACCTATGAAAAGATTTTGCGAGCATTTGAGCGTTTGCCACACATGCAGGGAATTGCCACCTATCAGGACA ATTGCATTGTGGATAGCTTGTATCATTTTAACGAATGTGATGAGCTTCTGGCGGAATCCCGATTGAGCAGGAACCCTCTGATTGAGCCCATCGATAGGCACACAAAAATACGGCTACTGATATTTAATAATGCCTCGATTCGTCCGACTCTCGAAGATCTTGTTCGCCACTCAAGCCTCGTTCAGGAGCTCAGTTTATGCATGATCCAAAAGGCCGCCGAGTACACGGCTCTTGCCGAACTGCCAAATCTATGCAAGCTAGAGATCTTTGGCAATCGCACTATAGATTATGGTTCTCTGATGCCGCTGGTTGCTGCCGTATCCTCCAAGCtgtcgcagcagctgcacactTTGACCATTCATGCGCCCAGCCTTGGCTACCAGGAGACCGCTAAAATCGCACAAATACGAACATTGCGGGAATTGGATTGTGATTTTACCGAGCCGCGATGTCTGGAACTATTGACAGCTCTTGGTCAGCTGACACATCTTTCTATAAAGCTGCCCAAATCGAGCCCAATTGATAGTCTAGTCTTGAATATACTTAGAGAGTGTCATAGCTTAAATGTGATAAAAATAGATTCACCAGATTTAGGAACAGATTTTCTCACTGAAGCATATCGCGTGCTGCAGCAGGTGCGAAATCCAAACGAGAAAAAACCATTGGTCATCATTCTTGGCGATGAGTCCCAATTAATAGATATT GAAACGAATGTCTATTTAAGGGTAGTCCGTTAA
- the LOC26530661 gene encoding uncharacterized protein, protein MSGAQKRSLVFSRADKLALINAIQKKMVIWDPSHPMHSNLQAINQAWREVAHQLKKDVTLCRESFKVLRENYRNYSKRIKLSGQDGDPLSSEDDIDVDLEFGERMSFLSDVCSRRKTHRTASKGSNRTNNNSSNHKTYESQSEAWSDNIEDNYITGNGPAVQLPEVSIDEEEEKYSAILNMSGSNICKDEHQFQINSTSSTQPEAARFEEDEQTSSSYSHARSHVNPDLLASMFVKMMKQQKALLAQQQSTLQYPEVYAFWDSIIKDIPPEALSEIKFEVTALLHNIYKKYKQQ, encoded by the exons atgagtGGAGCTCAAAAACGCTCTCTGGTATTTTCGCGAGCAGATAAACTAGCTTTAATTAACGCCATACAAAAGAAGATGGTCATTTGGGATCCTTCACATCCAATGCATTCGAATCTTCAAGCAATAAATCAAGCTTGGAGGGAAGTCGCTCACCAGCTGAAAAAAGATG TTACCCTCTGTCGTGAAAGCTTTAAAGTACTCCGCGAAAACTACCGAAACTATTCGAAGCGCATCAAATTATCTGGACAAGATGGGGACCCATTAAGTAGCGAAGACGACATTGATGTCGACTTGGAATTTGGAGAGCGCATGTCCTTTCTATCGGATGTTTGTTCCCGACGCAA AACCCACCGAACTGCTTCAAAAGGATCGAATCGAACGAACAACAATTCCTCAAACCATAAAACCTACGAATCGCAGAGTGAAGCCTGGTCAGACAATATTGAAGATAATTATATAACGGGCAATGGACCTGCGGTTCAGCTGCCCGAAGTTTCTATTGATGAGGAGGAAGAAAAGTACAGCGCCATTCTCAAC ATGTCTGGCAGCAACATTTGCAAGGATGAGCATCAATTCCAAATCAATTCAACATCTTCAACTCAGCCTGAAGCAGCGCGCTTTGAGGAGGACGAACAAACATCGAGCAGCTATTCACAC GCAAGGAGTCATGTAAATCCTGATCTGCTTGCATCAATGTTCGTCAAAATGATGAAACAGCAAAAGGCTCTGCTTGCGCAGCAACAGTCGACCCTGCAATATCCGGAAGTGTATGCATTCTGGGACAGTATTATAAAGGATATTCCACCTGAGGCATTGTCGGAAATCAAGTTTGAAGTCACGGCATTACTGCACAATATATACAagaaatacaaacaacaataa
- the Alg10 gene encoding dol-P-Glc:Glc(2)Man(9)GlcNAc(2)-PP-Dol alpha-1,2-glucosyltransferase, with the protein MQGSWKVVLPVGFVLYSLPLFLRVNGTAEYIIDEEFHIPQGLAFCRKQFDVWDSKITTFPGLYLLALVLHPFNYCTVTGLRLLSLIGAGINILLLYKIRRRTLAGTGGNAYAAHEAITMSVLPPLYFFSHLYYTDTLALTMVLLFYNYWQQEAHLPASVFGAASVLMRQTNIVWVCMCCGITILDTLVQQCARTTTASSQPIRLFGSELWLQLLSSPQLICNCILRIMAKCCFYGSIILPFIGFICINGSIVVGDKSAHEATLHLPQLFYFATFAAGFGISNTVRQLRPALALLRRHIVLALLITLLIASVVHFNTVVHPYLLADNRHYTFYIWSRLYGRYWWFRYAMAPLYLFALALLCCGLRHMPDSFKLMFPLSLLLVLCFQRLLELRYFLVPYIIFRLNTRPARKGFAEWLELGAHLLLNVVTFYVYLTKEFYWKNYRTPQRIIW; encoded by the exons ATGCAGGGCTCTTGGAAAGTGGTCTTGCCCGTTGGATTTGTGCTGTACTCACTACCGCTGTTCCTGCGGGTTAACGGCACTGCCGAGTACATAATCGATGAAGAGTTTCACATACCACAGGGCTTGGCCTTCTGTCGCAAGCAATTCGATGTG TGGGACTCCAAAATCACAACGTTTCCTGGCTTATATCTACTTGCCTTAGTATTGCACCCGTTTAACTATTGCACGGTTACGGGTCTGCGTCTGCTTAGCCTGATCGGCGCGGGCATCAACATTCTGTTGCTGTACAAAATACGCCGCCGCACCCTAGCTGGCACTGGAGGCAATGCCTATGCCGCGCACGAGGCAATAACGATGTCAGTGCTGCCTCCTCTGTATTTCTTCAGTCATCTTTACTATACTGATACGCTGGCCTTGACCatggtgttgttgttttacaaTTACTGGCAGCAGGAGGCTCACCTGCCGGCATCAGTTTTCGGTGCGGCCAGTGTGCTTATGCGCCAGACAAACATTGTCTGGGTGTGCATGTGCTGTGGCATCACCATTCTGGACACGCTTGTGCAGCAATGCGCCCGGACAACCACGGCCAGTAGCCAACCAATACGACTATTTGGCAGCGAA CTTTGGCTACAGCTGCTCAGCAGCCCGCAGCTGATATGCAATTGTATTTTAAGGATTATGGCTAAATGCTGCTTCTACGGCTCCATCATATTACCCTTCATTGGCTTTATCTGCATCAATGGCTCCATTGTAGTGGGCGACAAGAGCGCCCATGAGGCTACTCTACATTTACCGCAGCTTTTCTACTTTGCAACATTTGCAGCTGGCTTTGGCATTTCCAATACCGTGCGGCAACTGCGTCCGGCGTTGGCGCTGCTGCGACGCCATATAGTGCTGGCGTTGCTAATTACGTTGCTCATAGCCTCGGTGGTGCATTTTAACACCGTGGTCCATCCGTACTTGCTAGCCGACAATCGTCACTACACCTTCTACATATGGAGTCGCCTCTACGGCCGCTACTGGTGGTTCCGCTATGCCATGGCGCCGCTGTATTTGTTCGCTCTGGCGCTGCTCTGCTGTGGACTGCGACATATGCCTGACAGCTTCAAGTTGATGTTTCCGCTGTCGCTGCTTCTCGTTTTGTGCTTTCAgcgtttgctagagctgcgcTATTTCCTGGTGCCATATATAATCTTCCGACTGAATACGCGGCCGGCACGCAAGGGCTTTGCCGAGTGGCTGGAGCTGGGCGCACATCTGCTCTTGAACGTGGTTACGTTCTATGTGTACTTAACAAAAGAATTCTATTGGAAAAACTATCGCACACCACAACGAATTATTTGGTAA
- the wls gene encoding protein wntless, whose amino-acid sequence MSGTILENLSGRKLSILVSSLMLCQVACFLMGGLYAPVPAGHQTVVGIKCRDVPGRQNDTNFFLYSRGNGACKSLQDMDIEQDPLKMANQLVYVFQMPLPRDNRTLDYSRWQQNLIGVLQVDIAYDSSSELREPPKELQLTIDTRLAYRNKKDADTDWKLYAHSVEQRYLDCHAAHVGLLETLYTCDIIPLFELGALHHNFYLLNLRFPIDTPKRMNLQFGHMHDLTLTAIHQNGGFTQVWLLLKTLLFPFVVGIMIWFWRRVHILQRSPALLEYMLLYLGGALSFLNLPLEYLTLSIEMPYMLLLSDVRQGIFYAMLLSFWLVFAGEHMLIQDTPNKSTIRSRYWKHLSAVVVGCISLFVFDICERGVQLRNPFYSIWTTPLGAKVAMSFIVLAGVSAAIYFLFLCFMVWKVFKDIGDKRTSLPSMSQARRLHYEGLIYRFKFLMLATLLCAGLTVAGFIMGQMAEGHWKWNEDIEIQLTSAFLTGVYGMWNIYIFALIILYAPSHKQWPTMRHSDETTQSNENIVASAASEEIEFSNLPSDSNPSEISSLTSFTRKVAFD is encoded by the exons ATGTCGGGAACAATTCTCGAAAATTTAAGCGGACGCAAACTGTCCATATTGGTCAGTAGCCTGATGCTGTGTCAAGTGGCCTGTTTCCTTATGGGTGGCTTGTATGCGCCTGTACCCGCCGGTCATCAGACCGTGGTGGGCATCAAATGTCGCGATGTGCCGGGCCGTCAAAATGACACCAATTTTTTTCTGTACTCGCGCGGAAATGGAGCTTGTAAATCTCTGCAGGACATGGATATCGAGCAGGATCCGTTAAAGATGGCCAATCAATTGGTGTACGTGTTCCAAATGCCGTTGCCACGGGACAACCGTACACTGGACTACTCGCGCTGGCAGCAGAATCTCATTGGAGTGCTGCAGGTAGACATTGCGTATGACTCATCCTCTGAACTGAGGGAGCCACCCAAGGAGCTGCAGCTAACAATTGACACACGCCTTGCTTATCGCAACAAAAAGGATGCTGATACAGACTGGAAGTTGTATGCGCACAGCGTGGAACAGCGTTATTTGGACTGTCACGCAGCGCACGTTGGTCTCTTGGAGACGCTATACACGTGTGATATAATACCGTTGTTCGAGCTGGGCGCACTGCATCATAACTTCTATCTGCTTAACCTGCGATTTCCCATAGACACACCAAAGCGGATGAATCTGCAGTTTGGTCACATGCATGATTTAACACTAACGGCCATACATCAGAACGGCGGCTTCACCCAGGTTTGGCTTCTGCTCAAGACCCTGCTATTTCCCTTTGTGGTCGGCATTATGATTTGGTTTTGGAGGCGAGTCCACATACTCCAACGTTCGCCGGCGTTGCTGGAGTACATGCTGCTGTATTTGGGCGGTGCCCTGAGCTTTTTGAATCTTCCATTGGAGTACCTTACCCTGAGCATAGAAATGCCGTACATGCTGCTGTTGAGCGATGTGCGACAGGGCATCTTTTATGCGATGCTGCTATCCTTCTGGCTGGTCTTTGCGGGAGAGCACATGCTGATACAGGATACGCCCAACAAGTCAACCATACGCTCGCGCTACTGGAAGCACCTGTCCGCAGTCGTTGTAGGCTGCATTTCGCTGTTCGTATTTGATATTTGCGAGCGCGGTGTACAGCTGCGCAATCCCTTCTATTCCATCTGGACAACGCCGCTCGGCGCCAAAGTGGCTATGAGTTTTATTGTACTTGCTGGCGTTTCGGCTGCCATTTACTTTCTCTTCCTGTGCTTCATGGTCTGGAAGGTGTTTAAGGACATTGGCGACAAGCGCACATCATTGCCATCCATGTCACAAGCGCGACGTCTCCACTACGAGG gcCTTATATACCGCTTCAAATTCCTTATGCTGGCTACTCTGCTGTGCGCTGGTTTGACCGTCGCCGGCTTTATTATGGGCCAAATGGCCGAGGGACACTGGAAATGGAATGAGGATATTGAAATTCAGCTGACCTCGGCCTTTCTCACTGGAGTCTATGGCATGTGGAACATCTACATATTCGCCCTGATCATCTTGTATGCGCCCAGTCACAAGCAATGGCCCACCATGCGTCACAGCGACGAGACGACACAGTCCAATGAGAATATTGTTGCTTCCGCCGCCAGCGAAGAAATCGAATTCAGCAATCTGCCTTCCGATTCGAATCCCAGTGAAATATCGTCGCTCACCTCCTTTACGCGCAAGGTGGCCTTTGATTAG
- the LOC26531309 gene encoding V-type proton ATPase 16 kDa proteolipid subunit c: MHDPEATMDQPAYACFFCVMGATTAIVFTALGAAYGTAKSGLGIASMSVKHPELIMKAIIPVVMAGIIAIYGLVVSVLLAGSLSKLYNSYMAFLNLGAGIAVGLSGMASGFAIGIVGDAGVRASALQPKLFVGIVLILIFAEVLGLYGLIVAIYLFTK; the protein is encoded by the coding sequence atgcacGATCCGGAAGCGACAATGGATCAGCCGGCTTACGCGTGCTTCTTCTGTGTAATGGGCGCCACCACGGCCATAGTCTTTACGGCGCTGGGCGCAGCCTATGGAACAGCGAAGTCTGGCTTGGGAATCGCTTCTATGTCTGTGAAACATCCGGAACTAATTATGAAGGCTATCATACCAGTTGTTATGGCAGGCATTATTGCCATCTACGGCCTGGTCGTCTCTGTGCTGCTGGCCGGTTCTTTGTCTAAACTGTACAACAGCTATATGGCCTTCCTCAATCTGGGCGCTGGCATAGCCGTTGGTCTTTCTGGTATGGCTTCTGGCTTTGCCATTGGAATTGTGGGCGATGCCGGTGTGCGGGCTTCTGCGCTGCAACCAAAGCTATTCGTGGGAATCGTTTTGATATTGATCTTTGCCGAAGTACTGGGTCTTTACGGCCTTATTGTGGCCATCTATCTGTTCACTAAGTAA
- the Adck5 gene encoding uncharacterized aarF domain-containing protein kinase 5 isoform X2 yields the protein MQRTPHLRLLFRFANRQLCRSEEFHSRRSTAQKLNKPQRRWQSVPYVRLGVLLAGAGVIVYDGIVNEFTYCGASVRFARSLKTASLIAVDYLWLNKNDPEYEIKKKVVHKSSANRLLETCLLNGGLYIKVGQGFAAINHILPIEYTSTLSKLQDECLPTSKSDIQKVFRTDFGQLPEDIFKEFDYKPVAAASLAQVFKARLQSGEQVAVKVQYSDLQKRFISDLATIIFLQDIIEFIFKDYNFGWILNDLRKNLVHELNFVQEGKNAERCARDLQKLSYVRVPKVFWGHTKTRVLTLEWMDGLKISNMEGIKRMGLRLIDIDHKLFKVFAEQIFHTGFVHADPHPGNSGICA from the exons ATGCAACGAACACCT CATCTAAGGCTGTTATTTCGTTTTGCCAACAGGCAACTATGCAGGAGTGAAGAATTTCATAGCAGGCGCTCCACCGCCCAGAAGTTGAACAAGCCCCAGCGCCGATGGCAGAGTGTGCCTTATGTGCGATTGGGGGTTTTGCTGGCAGGAGCTGGCGTCATTGTCTATGATGGCATTGTCAACGAGTTCACCTACTGTGGGGCATCTGTGCGTTTCGCCCGCTCACTGAAAACTGCATCATTGATAGCTGTCGATTATCTGTGGCTGAACAAGAATGATCCGGAGTATGAAATCAAGAAAAAAGTAGTGCATAAAAGTAGTGCGAACCGCCTATTAGAAACGTGTCTGCTTAATGGTGGCCTCTACATTAAGGTGGGCCAAGGATTCGCAGCCATTAATCACATTTTGCCAATTGAATACACAAGTACACTATCAAAGCTGCAGGACGAGTGTCTGCCAACCTCAAAGTCCGATATACAGAAAGTGTTTCGCACTGATTTTGGCCAGCTACCCGAggatatatttaaagaatttgATTACAAACCCGTTGCGGCCGCGAGTCTGGCGCAGGTCTTCAAGGCGAGGCTACAGAGCGGCGAGCAGGTGGCCGTCAAAGTGCAGTATAGCGATTTGCAGAAGCGTTTCATCAGCGACTTGGCAACTATTATCTTTCTGCAAGACATAATCGAGTTTATCTTCAAGGACTACAATTTCGGCTGGATCTTAAATGATCTCCGCAAGAATCTTGTGCATGAGCTCAATTTTGTACAGGAGGGTAAAAACGCTGAGCGCTGCGCCAGGGATCTACAAAAGTTGAGCTACGTGCGTGTGCCCAAGGTCTTTTGGGGCCACACTAAGACA CGTGTGCTTACACTTGAATGGATGGACGGGCTTAAAATTAGTAACATGGAGGGCATAAAGAGGATGGGCCTGCGTCTGATTGACATCGACCATAAGCTATTTAAAGTATTTGCAGAGCAGATC